A portion of the Luteolibacter sp. Y139 genome contains these proteins:
- a CDS encoding DNA polymerase produces MEFAFHASPGERPVPICLVANTLPSGRIVRLGGEALASCGEVPFDVGLATLVVAFNAEDALGCFRALGWQVPVNLIDLYTEFRNFTNGLPMRIGRDLCGALLTMGVPFANVVGDPDVDHLLVRGGPYSYEEQSALLKNCEARVEGIGRLWSILKPRLDSRALLRGDYMKAVADMEWQGIPVDGQTVNALQNRWHEFQSQVLHSIDPFERIWCGGRFDQLAFVRYTRNHGIDWPRLEGGFLDLSNDTFSEMATLFPRAINGIYRAKQVLDQINGCELVIGRDGRNRVPLSPFWTTSGRNQPSTRRFAFDLSSWMRRFIQPQPGMALAYIDWCHQEIGVAAGLSGDKGLQDACMSSDPYIAFARMAGAAPVNATKLSHPQIREIFKVALLGVGYSMSPAGLARRLGISEGEASYLLSMHGRCYPDFWKWSDGACDYGQLARSLYTRFGWSLRVTPDTKFTTLRNFPCQANAAEMMRLAAIYGVEEGLSICAPVHDAFLIEAPVDHIDHHTALFRSCMDRASGDVLGGFVIRTEVQIYRFPHRFGHRNANPIWDLAMKVLG; encoded by the coding sequence GTGGAATTCGCGTTCCACGCGTCTCCGGGTGAACGCCCGGTGCCGATTTGTCTTGTAGCCAATACCCTCCCGTCGGGGCGCATTGTGCGCCTCGGCGGCGAGGCCCTGGCATCGTGCGGTGAAGTCCCCTTCGATGTGGGTCTTGCCACGCTTGTCGTCGCATTCAATGCGGAGGACGCGCTAGGTTGCTTCCGGGCCCTTGGATGGCAGGTGCCGGTCAACCTGATCGACCTCTACACCGAGTTTCGGAATTTCACTAATGGACTTCCCATGCGCATCGGTCGCGACCTGTGCGGTGCACTGCTGACAATGGGTGTGCCGTTCGCGAATGTTGTTGGAGATCCCGACGTGGACCACTTGCTCGTTCGCGGTGGCCCTTACTCCTATGAGGAGCAGTCGGCTCTCCTAAAGAACTGCGAGGCTAGGGTTGAAGGGATCGGCCGCCTCTGGAGCATCCTGAAACCGCGCTTGGATTCTCGAGCCCTTCTTCGCGGCGACTACATGAAGGCTGTGGCTGACATGGAGTGGCAGGGGATTCCGGTCGACGGTCAGACGGTCAATGCCCTTCAGAATCGGTGGCACGAGTTTCAATCCCAGGTCCTTCACTCGATCGATCCGTTTGAGAGGATCTGGTGTGGCGGCCGTTTTGATCAACTGGCGTTTGTCCGCTATACGAGGAATCACGGAATCGATTGGCCCCGGTTGGAAGGGGGCTTTCTGGATCTGTCGAACGACACCTTTTCCGAAATGGCGACGCTCTTTCCCCGGGCGATCAACGGGATCTATCGAGCGAAGCAGGTGCTGGATCAGATCAACGGCTGCGAACTCGTCATCGGACGAGATGGGCGGAACCGTGTTCCACTTTCGCCGTTCTGGACCACCTCTGGCCGTAACCAGCCGTCGACCAGGCGCTTTGCCTTCGATCTTTCATCATGGATGCGGCGGTTCATCCAGCCACAGCCGGGAATGGCGTTGGCCTACATCGATTGGTGCCATCAGGAGATCGGCGTCGCCGCCGGCCTGTCGGGCGATAAGGGGCTACAGGACGCTTGCATGTCATCGGATCCTTACATCGCCTTCGCAAGAATGGCGGGAGCGGCACCGGTGAACGCCACCAAGCTGAGCCACCCGCAGATCCGCGAGATCTTCAAGGTCGCTCTCCTCGGCGTGGGATACTCAATGAGCCCTGCTGGGCTTGCCCGTCGTCTCGGCATCAGCGAGGGCGAAGCCAGCTATCTACTCTCGATGCATGGCAGATGCTATCCCGATTTCTGGAAATGGAGTGACGGAGCCTGCGACTACGGCCAGCTGGCACGGAGTCTTTACACCCGCTTCGGATGGAGCCTTCGAGTCACCCCTGACACGAAGTTCACCACGTTGAGGAATTTTCCCTGCCAAGCCAACGCGGCGGAAATGATGCGCTTGGCGGCGATCTACGGCGTGGAGGAAGGTTTATCGATTTGCGCACCAGTTCACGATGCATTTTTAATCGAGGCACCGGTTGACCACATCGACCATCACACGGCCTTGTTCCGATCCTGCATGGATCGGGCGAGCGGCGACGTGCTCGGCGGCTTTGTCATCCGTACCGAGGTCCAAATCTACCGATTCCCGCATCGCTTTGGACATCGCAACGCGAACCCAATCTGGGACCTTGCCATGAAAGTTCTCGGTTAG
- a CDS encoding HD domain-containing protein yields MIESSHGSSEAGNSLWQQAAAMAAMAHLGQTSPGEDTPYFAHPSRVAMLVASQFRCFDPEVIAAAYLHDVFEKTSLTREAVALTLGGTVAGWVEWLSKSSKDEKETYWKRLSEAPWQARLIKMADALDHLHGPPEYRDSRLRAARRALKLATGDEAAIHRAAAILEAEIRHMEE; encoded by the coding sequence ATGATTGAGTCATCCCACGGATCCAGTGAGGCAGGAAATTCCCTCTGGCAACAGGCGGCGGCTATGGCGGCCATGGCTCATCTCGGACAGACGTCGCCAGGAGAAGACACCCCCTATTTTGCCCATCCCTCTCGAGTGGCCATGCTCGTAGCATCGCAATTCAGGTGTTTCGATCCCGAGGTTATTGCTGCAGCCTACCTGCACGATGTTTTCGAGAAGACATCGCTCACCCGCGAGGCAGTTGCCCTCACCCTTGGCGGCACCGTGGCTGGATGGGTTGAGTGGCTCAGCAAGTCCTCGAAGGATGAGAAAGAAACCTACTGGAAGCGACTTTCAGAAGCCCCTTGGCAGGCTCGGCTGATCAAGATGGCAGACGCTCTGGACCACCTCCATGGACCGCCCGAGTACCGCGATTCACGCCTCCGGGCAGCGCGCAGGGCATTGAAATTGGCGACCGGTGACGAAGCTGCCATCCATCGCGCCGCGGCGATTCTGGAAGCAGAGATCCGACACATGGAAGAGTGA
- a CDS encoding Gfo/Idh/MocA family protein translates to MDPTTRRQFIGSAAMLTGAGLVRAEESVPLAPPDKQPEKLEVEEPSGKKAGWAIVGLGQLALEEIMPAFAGCKHSKPVALVSGHPDKALKVAKAHGIAEDAIYDYENFDRIAEDERIDIVYIVLPNSMHAEFTIRALKAGKHVLCEKPMAVTVAEAEAMEKAARDSGKKLGIAYRLHYEPMNRQVMEWCRSKRFGKVKAFNSGNCQNVEAPNIRLSRKLGGGPVGDVGVYSINAARYVLNEEPLEVTAYASKPDDDPRFREVPESVSFVMRYPSGAVASCLCSFGTAESRYYRAHCEKGVIEMDPAFSYRGLRLFTSSRETEDAKAPMELTEVIIEAVNHFTVEMDGFSSAVLDDAEVITPAALGIADMKIVTAITRSIESGNSVKVAD, encoded by the coding sequence ATGGACCCCACCACCCGCCGACAATTCATCGGCTCCGCCGCCATGCTCACTGGTGCCGGACTCGTCCGAGCCGAAGAGTCGGTTCCACTCGCCCCCCCGGACAAGCAACCGGAGAAGCTGGAAGTCGAGGAGCCTTCGGGAAAGAAGGCCGGATGGGCCATCGTCGGGCTGGGTCAATTGGCGCTTGAGGAGATCATGCCCGCCTTCGCCGGGTGCAAACATTCTAAACCTGTTGCCCTTGTCAGCGGACATCCCGACAAGGCGCTGAAAGTGGCGAAGGCCCACGGCATCGCGGAGGACGCGATCTACGACTACGAAAACTTCGACAGGATCGCGGAAGACGAGCGAATCGATATCGTCTACATCGTGCTGCCCAATAGCATGCACGCGGAGTTCACAATTCGCGCGCTGAAGGCCGGCAAGCACGTCCTGTGTGAAAAGCCCATGGCGGTCACCGTGGCTGAAGCGGAGGCCATGGAGAAGGCTGCCAGGGATTCCGGCAAGAAGCTCGGCATCGCCTACCGTCTCCACTACGAACCGATGAACCGGCAGGTCATGGAATGGTGCCGCAGCAAGCGTTTCGGCAAGGTCAAGGCCTTCAACTCCGGGAACTGCCAGAATGTCGAAGCACCGAATATACGACTGAGCCGTAAGCTTGGTGGCGGACCTGTCGGGGACGTCGGCGTGTATTCCATCAATGCCGCCCGATACGTTCTCAATGAGGAGCCTCTCGAAGTCACCGCTTACGCAAGCAAGCCCGACGACGACCCCCGCTTCCGCGAGGTCCCCGAAAGCGTGAGCTTCGTGATGCGTTACCCCTCCGGCGCGGTCGCGAGTTGCCTCTGCTCCTTCGGCACTGCGGAGAGCCGCTACTACCGGGCCCACTGCGAAAAGGGCGTCATCGAAATGGACCCCGCCTTCAGCTACCGCGGCCTGCGGCTCTTCACTTCATCAAGGGAAACCGAAGACGCGAAAGCACCCATGGAATTGACCGAGGTCATAATCGAAGCGGTCAATCATTTCACCGTAGAGATGGACGGCTTCTCCAGTGCCGTGCTCGATGATGCGGAAGTGATCACCCCCGCAGCCCTCGGCATCGCCGACATGAAGATTGTAACCGCGATCACAAGGTCGATTGAGAGCGGGAACTCCGTCAAGGTCGCCGACTAG
- a CDS encoding YihY/virulence factor BrkB family protein, with product MNYWKILRQTADEFIDDEVLRLSAALSYYAVFSLAPLLLISIAVAGWFFGDEAVRGQVTEHLKSSLGNAGATAVQDMLVHARKPEKNVLASGLGIAMLLFGAGGVFGQLQEALNTVWGVRRRSGRGWKGLIRDRFLSYAMVLGTGFLLLTSMLLTAFLQGISTWAGSFLSISPVIWNVISTVVAFLLIAGLFAAIFKVLPDVRVKWNHVFVGAVFTAVLFSIGKFAMGWYLGREATASAYGATGALALVLLWVYYSSIILLFGAEFTQVSANSSGDTILPDKDAVAIQVVEIQAPGE from the coding sequence ATGAACTACTGGAAAATCCTGCGGCAGACGGCCGATGAATTCATCGACGATGAGGTCCTACGTCTCAGCGCGGCACTTTCCTACTATGCCGTGTTTTCCCTCGCTCCCTTACTTTTGATTTCCATTGCGGTGGCGGGATGGTTTTTCGGGGACGAGGCAGTGAGAGGTCAGGTCACCGAGCACCTGAAGAGCAGTCTTGGAAATGCCGGAGCCACGGCCGTCCAAGACATGCTAGTGCACGCGAGGAAGCCTGAGAAGAACGTCCTGGCATCAGGCTTGGGCATCGCGATGCTGCTGTTCGGTGCGGGTGGCGTGTTTGGTCAGCTTCAGGAAGCTCTCAATACCGTGTGGGGAGTGCGGCGCCGTAGTGGTCGCGGCTGGAAAGGGCTTATTAGGGACAGGTTCCTCTCTTATGCGATGGTGCTCGGCACGGGGTTCCTGCTTTTGACCTCGATGCTTCTTACTGCCTTTCTTCAGGGGATCAGCACATGGGCCGGTTCATTCCTAAGCATTTCCCCCGTCATATGGAACGTCATCAGCACGGTCGTCGCCTTCCTGTTGATAGCGGGTCTTTTCGCTGCAATTTTCAAGGTCCTGCCGGATGTCCGGGTTAAATGGAATCACGTCTTCGTGGGAGCAGTGTTTACAGCCGTTCTCTTCAGCATCGGGAAATTCGCGATGGGCTGGTATTTGGGACGGGAAGCCACGGCATCTGCCTACGGGGCAACCGGGGCACTCGCACTTGTATTGCTTTGGGTTTACTATTCTTCGATCATCCTACTTTTCGGAGCGGAGTTCACCCAAGTCTCGGCAAACAGTAGCGGAGATACCATCCTGCCGGATAAGGATGCAGTGGCCATTCAGGTTGTAGAAATCCAGGCACCCGGCGAATGA
- a CDS encoding catalase produces the protein MASKKSPPAPSSAAPSPKLPAETHQTAVEGQPHLTTNQGLPISDNQNSLKAGVRGPVLLEDFILREKITHFDHERIPERIVHARGSGAHGFFQPYEPAADITEAGFLQDPKKKTEVFVRFSTVAGGAGSVDLPRDVRGFSVKFYTEQGNYDLVGNNMPVFFIQDAIKFPDVIHAVKMEPDRGFPQAASAHATFWDFISLTPESMHMIMWAMSDRAIPRSLRMIEGFGVHTFRFITAEGVSRFVKFHWRPTIGSAAVVWDEAVKISGADPDFHRRDLWEAINRGDFPEWELGVQVIEESQVAELDFDLLDPTKLIPEEIIPIRMLGKMVLNRNPDNHFAETEQVAFCPSHIVPGIGFSDDPLLQGRLLSYLDTQLSRLGGPNFHQIPVNAPRCPFSNNQRDGLRQMQVPKGRVAYEPSQISPPEAPRECPVHGFRTLPEAETGEKLRKRSETFADHYSQARLFYRSMTEPEQTHIASALAFELAKVEVIDIRNRMLGHLGNIDEGLQQTVADALGMPLANAMAIQPAVAPRDLDRSPSLSLIGKDPHTLKGRKAGIFITDGADAELLAALQAAFKKEKAAVELIAPKIGGATTSDGVLVAVDHALSGGPSVFFDTVAILASEDAMADLAREAAAVNWVRDAFGHLKVIGYSLEAAPLLDVAGVEPDEGTILLEGAKGVKAFINTARGGRRWEREPTLRSIG, from the coding sequence ATGGCTTCCAAGAAATCTCCGCCGGCACCTTCTTCCGCCGCTCCCTCTCCCAAGCTTCCCGCCGAAACCCACCAGACTGCAGTCGAAGGTCAGCCCCACCTGACCACCAATCAGGGGCTTCCGATTTCGGACAATCAGAACTCTCTCAAGGCGGGTGTCCGCGGTCCGGTCTTACTGGAGGATTTCATCCTCCGCGAGAAGATCACGCACTTCGATCACGAGCGGATTCCGGAGCGGATCGTTCATGCGCGTGGTTCGGGTGCGCATGGTTTTTTCCAGCCGTATGAACCGGCGGCTGATATTACCGAGGCGGGCTTTCTTCAGGATCCCAAGAAGAAGACGGAGGTCTTCGTTCGCTTCTCGACGGTCGCGGGTGGTGCCGGGTCGGTGGACTTGCCGCGCGATGTGCGCGGGTTTTCGGTGAAGTTTTACACTGAGCAGGGCAACTACGATCTGGTGGGTAACAACATGCCGGTGTTCTTCATCCAGGATGCGATCAAGTTCCCGGATGTGATCCACGCGGTGAAGATGGAGCCCGATCGCGGCTTCCCGCAGGCGGCTTCCGCGCATGCCACCTTCTGGGACTTCATTTCACTCACGCCGGAAAGCATGCACATGATCATGTGGGCGATGTCCGACCGGGCGATCCCGAGGTCGCTGCGGATGATCGAGGGCTTCGGCGTGCATACCTTCCGGTTCATCACGGCGGAGGGCGTGAGCCGCTTCGTGAAGTTCCATTGGCGACCGACCATCGGCAGCGCCGCGGTGGTGTGGGATGAGGCGGTGAAGATCAGCGGCGCTGATCCGGATTTCCATCGGCGCGACCTGTGGGAAGCGATCAACCGCGGAGACTTCCCGGAGTGGGAGCTCGGCGTGCAGGTCATCGAGGAAAGCCAGGTCGCGGAGCTCGACTTCGACTTGCTGGATCCCACCAAGCTCATCCCCGAGGAAATCATCCCGATCCGGATGCTCGGTAAGATGGTGCTCAACCGGAATCCGGACAATCACTTCGCCGAAACCGAGCAGGTCGCCTTTTGCCCCAGCCACATCGTGCCGGGCATTGGCTTCTCGGATGATCCGCTGCTCCAGGGCCGGCTGCTCTCCTATCTGGATACGCAGCTCAGTCGTCTGGGCGGGCCGAACTTCCACCAGATCCCGGTGAATGCGCCACGCTGCCCGTTTTCTAACAACCAGCGGGACGGCCTGCGCCAGATGCAAGTCCCCAAGGGCAGGGTGGCCTACGAGCCAAGCCAGATTTCGCCGCCCGAGGCGCCGCGCGAATGCCCGGTGCATGGCTTCCGCACGCTTCCCGAAGCCGAGACGGGCGAGAAGCTGCGCAAGCGCTCGGAGACCTTCGCCGACCACTATTCTCAGGCGCGGCTGTTCTACCGCTCGATGACGGAGCCCGAGCAAACGCACATCGCGAGCGCGCTCGCCTTCGAACTCGCCAAGGTGGAGGTGATCGATATCCGCAACCGCATGCTCGGCCATCTCGGGAACATCGATGAGGGCCTTCAGCAAACGGTGGCGGATGCGCTAGGGATGCCGCTGGCGAATGCCATGGCCATCCAGCCTGCGGTGGCTCCGCGCGATCTCGATCGCTCGCCATCGCTGAGCCTGATCGGGAAAGATCCGCATACGCTGAAGGGTCGCAAGGCTGGGATTTTCATCACCGATGGCGCGGATGCGGAGCTGCTCGCTGCGCTTCAGGCCGCCTTCAAGAAAGAGAAGGCCGCGGTGGAATTGATCGCGCCGAAGATCGGCGGGGCCACCACCTCGGATGGGGTGCTGGTCGCGGTGGACCATGCCTTGTCCGGCGGGCCTTCGGTGTTCTTTGATACAGTGGCGATCCTTGCTTCCGAAGATGCGATGGCAGACTTGGCCCGGGAAGCCGCCGCGGTGAACTGGGTGCGCGATGCCTTCGGGCATCTCAAGGTCATCGGCTATTCCCTGGAAGCTGCGCCGCTGCTGGATGTGGCGGGTGTGGAGCCGGACGAAGGGACGATCCTCCTGGAGGGTGCGAAAGGGGTTAAAGCCTTCATCAACACCGCGCGAGGCGGGCGCCGATGGGAGCGTGAACCTACGCTTCGGAGTATTGGATGA
- the ligD gene encoding DNA ligase D, which produces MKIATYNVNGINGRLPVLLRWLEEAKPDVVCLQELKAPQEKFPISSIRDAGYGAVWQGQKSWNGVAILARGLNPIETRRGLPGDPDDAHSRYLEAAVDGILIGCLYLPNGNPAPGPKFDYKLRWFERFLAHAEGLVRQDIPVVLAGDYNVMPTELDVYKPEKWIDDALFRPEVRECFRKLVDQGWTDAIRSLHPDERIFTFWDYLRNAYGRNAGLRLDHLLLSPQLAGRLVRAEVDKEVRGWVKASDHAPVWIELGNAGKGVRAPKKVPVVQAGKKLLKKPSSDSPLGRYNAKRNFSKTPEPGPQIGDASGRSFVVQEHHARQHHFDFRLEIDGVLVSWAVPKGIPEDIVAKRLAVHVEDHPLDYGQFEGTIPKGNYGAGNVAIWDKGTWEPLEKGWRRDFAKGTLKFHLRGDRLTGSYLLARMKEEPNWMMKKLDPSTHPQASFDAEPELPRYVAPQLAQVVSTVPTGRDIVHELKFDGYRLIVVKQNGKLTIYTRSGHDWTDKFAPLAKHLTAISKKDFILDGEAVVWDEKGRSNFGDLQAALKGRPNEVSFVAFDLLHFDGLNLRDLPLAERQKRLVNLVKEEHGVVRRSTVWSSEMGADLYRQACKLGLEGIISKKLSGTYKPGDRRDWTKSKCRPRQEFVVCGYTPPKSSLPAFSSLVLGTYENGKLIPRGKVGTGFSEDDRRQYLTMFKQLRTSKPAFEFDEKVVWLKPTLVAEVEFAEITRDGSVRQASFVALREDKSPGDVHMDAVQTSAVDSKGTKVAGISISSPDRMVYPGDGVAKLEVAKYYGRVGELMLPFVANRPLALLRAPSGITGELFFQKSFTTYVPEGVHQAKLADGDDIFFVKDVKGLVSLAQFSAIEFHPWGSPIKNVEKPDFLTWDLDPEESVPWKEVLGAALLLRDYLRERGLETVVKTSGGKGLHVVLHLKPKHGWEVIKPFAKAVASAVAGFNPARFTVTSTKSKRAGKIYVDWMRNGRGATCVAPWCLRARPGATVSMPINWAQLPKLSKAGFTIHEPPEHPKEWQDIHPHNIPASLLRDLGIG; this is translated from the coding sequence ATGAAAATTGCCACGTATAACGTCAACGGGATCAACGGGCGTCTCCCCGTTCTTTTGCGCTGGCTCGAGGAAGCCAAGCCGGACGTCGTGTGCCTTCAGGAATTGAAGGCACCTCAGGAGAAGTTTCCTATCTCGTCCATCCGGGACGCTGGCTACGGCGCGGTCTGGCAGGGGCAAAAGAGCTGGAACGGCGTGGCGATCCTGGCCCGCGGGTTAAATCCGATCGAAACACGCCGGGGCCTTCCCGGAGATCCCGACGACGCTCACAGCCGGTATCTTGAAGCAGCGGTTGACGGTATACTGATCGGGTGTCTCTACCTGCCTAACGGCAATCCAGCACCGGGTCCGAAGTTCGACTATAAACTGCGGTGGTTTGAGCGTTTCCTCGCACACGCCGAGGGGCTTGTTCGCCAAGACATTCCGGTGGTGCTTGCAGGCGACTACAATGTCATGCCGACAGAGCTGGACGTCTATAAACCCGAGAAGTGGATCGACGATGCGCTTTTCCGGCCGGAGGTCCGCGAGTGCTTCCGCAAGCTCGTCGATCAAGGCTGGACCGATGCAATCCGTTCGCTTCATCCAGACGAGCGCATTTTCACCTTCTGGGACTACCTGCGAAATGCGTATGGACGAAACGCCGGGCTGCGCCTCGACCATCTCCTCTTGAGTCCCCAGCTAGCAGGACGCCTCGTGAGAGCTGAGGTCGATAAGGAGGTGCGAGGGTGGGTGAAGGCCAGTGACCATGCACCCGTGTGGATTGAACTTGGAAATGCGGGAAAGGGGGTGCGGGCCCCGAAAAAGGTGCCGGTCGTGCAGGCAGGGAAGAAACTGCTGAAGAAGCCGTCGTCCGACTCGCCACTCGGCAGGTATAACGCCAAGCGGAACTTCTCGAAAACGCCAGAGCCGGGGCCTCAGATCGGGGACGCGTCAGGCCGCTCATTCGTGGTCCAGGAGCACCACGCGCGGCAGCATCATTTCGACTTCCGACTGGAAATCGACGGAGTGCTCGTCAGTTGGGCGGTTCCGAAGGGCATACCCGAAGATATCGTGGCGAAGCGACTTGCCGTTCACGTTGAGGATCATCCCTTGGACTACGGGCAGTTTGAGGGGACGATTCCCAAGGGCAACTATGGGGCGGGGAACGTCGCTATTTGGGACAAGGGAACTTGGGAGCCCCTGGAGAAGGGATGGCGGAGGGATTTTGCCAAGGGCACCCTGAAGTTCCATCTGCGGGGCGATCGCCTGACTGGTTCTTATCTGCTGGCTCGAATGAAAGAGGAGCCCAACTGGATGATGAAGAAGCTGGATCCTTCAACGCATCCTCAGGCCTCCTTCGACGCGGAGCCGGAGCTGCCTCGCTATGTTGCTCCCCAGCTAGCTCAGGTGGTCTCTACGGTGCCGACAGGCCGCGACATTGTTCACGAGCTGAAATTCGACGGGTACCGGCTGATCGTAGTGAAGCAGAACGGCAAGCTGACGATATACACCCGCAGTGGCCACGACTGGACCGACAAGTTTGCCCCCCTGGCGAAACATCTCACGGCGATCTCCAAGAAGGACTTCATCCTCGATGGTGAAGCGGTGGTGTGGGATGAGAAGGGTCGAAGCAATTTCGGCGACCTCCAGGCGGCTTTGAAAGGGCGCCCTAACGAAGTGTCCTTCGTTGCCTTTGATCTTCTTCACTTCGACGGCCTCAACCTGCGGGATTTGCCACTAGCCGAGCGACAGAAACGGTTGGTCAACCTGGTCAAGGAGGAGCACGGAGTAGTGAGGCGATCGACCGTATGGTCGTCAGAAATGGGTGCCGATCTCTACAGGCAGGCATGCAAGTTGGGCTTAGAGGGAATCATCAGCAAAAAATTGAGCGGAACCTACAAGCCGGGCGACCGACGTGACTGGACCAAATCGAAGTGTCGCCCCCGCCAGGAGTTCGTGGTGTGTGGATATACTCCGCCGAAGAGTTCCTTGCCCGCCTTCTCATCGCTGGTGCTTGGAACTTACGAGAACGGAAAGCTGATTCCGCGCGGGAAGGTCGGAACGGGCTTCTCCGAAGATGACCGGCGGCAGTATCTGACGATGTTCAAGCAGTTGAGGACGAGCAAGCCGGCATTTGAGTTTGATGAGAAAGTGGTGTGGCTGAAGCCGACGCTGGTTGCGGAGGTGGAGTTCGCCGAGATCACCCGCGATGGCTCAGTTCGACAGGCCTCGTTCGTGGCGCTCCGCGAAGACAAGAGTCCTGGCGATGTTCACATGGATGCGGTGCAGACGTCCGCGGTGGACAGCAAGGGCACAAAAGTGGCGGGGATATCGATTAGTAGCCCAGACCGGATGGTATACCCCGGAGACGGGGTGGCGAAGTTGGAGGTGGCCAAATACTACGGGCGGGTGGGGGAGTTGATGCTGCCCTTCGTTGCGAATCGGCCGCTGGCTTTGTTGCGAGCGCCTTCCGGAATCACGGGAGAGCTCTTCTTCCAGAAGTCTTTCACCACTTACGTCCCTGAGGGCGTCCATCAAGCGAAGCTCGCTGATGGCGACGACATCTTCTTTGTGAAAGACGTGAAGGGTCTCGTCTCGCTGGCTCAATTCAGTGCGATCGAATTCCATCCATGGGGCTCGCCCATCAAGAACGTGGAGAAGCCCGACTTCCTGACGTGGGACCTCGATCCCGAGGAGTCGGTGCCGTGGAAAGAGGTGCTGGGAGCTGCGTTGCTGTTACGGGACTACCTGCGAGAACGGGGTCTGGAAACCGTCGTGAAAACTTCTGGAGGGAAGGGTCTGCACGTTGTGCTCCATTTGAAACCAAAGCACGGATGGGAAGTGATCAAGCCATTCGCGAAGGCGGTGGCATCGGCAGTGGCCGGCTTCAATCCTGCGCGCTTTACCGTGACTTCGACCAAATCCAAGCGCGCTGGCAAGATCTACGTCGATTGGATGAGAAATGGCCGGGGAGCAACCTGCGTTGCTCCGTGGTGTCTCCGTGCGCGGCCGGGGGCCACCGTGTCGATGCCTATCAATTGGGCACAGCTACCTAAGCTATCGAAGGCCGGGTTCACGATCCATGAACCGCCCGAGCACCCGAAGGAATGGCAGGACATCCATCCTCACAATATACCCGCTTCGCTGCTGCGGGATTTGGGGATCGGTTGA
- a CDS encoding DUF418 domain-containing protein: MSSEAGSSEAKRVAGLDVARALAILGMVTVHFQLVMTDCTPQAQWARAMLGFLDGRPAATFMVLAGMSVAMLAGKAGRTPSAQRPIGSVLRRRGIFLLACGFINLMVWEGDILRIYGVCLLAIPSLLQVSSRALLGWGAGIVITFCIMIVFLDYGKNWDFREMHYRALCTPSGLVRSLFYDGFRSVFPWSALVVLGLWLGRMDWREDALAWRVLRWGVLLWAGSALLSIAFRAAFHGSVGPSLSHEDVIALFGLQSMPPLPLFLINATGVALITIGSCTILASRWAANYPVKALAAMGRMAFTWYVGHIIFGLGGVIVLDWLRTGPGEALCAALCFFAAAATFSMFWLRKFRNGPMESVLRWVG, encoded by the coding sequence ATGAGTTCCGAAGCCGGATCATCCGAAGCAAAGCGGGTCGCCGGCCTGGACGTGGCCCGCGCGCTGGCGATTCTTGGAATGGTGACGGTCCACTTCCAACTGGTCATGACCGACTGTACACCGCAGGCACAGTGGGCCAGGGCAATGCTCGGCTTTCTCGATGGGCGTCCCGCCGCCACCTTCATGGTTCTGGCCGGAATGAGCGTGGCTATGCTGGCGGGCAAGGCCGGCCGCACACCCTCCGCGCAACGGCCAATCGGCTCTGTGCTCAGGCGGAGGGGGATATTCCTGCTAGCGTGCGGTTTCATCAACCTGATGGTCTGGGAGGGAGACATCCTTCGCATTTACGGTGTCTGCCTCCTGGCTATCCCGTCGTTGCTCCAAGTTTCCTCACGCGCTCTTCTCGGTTGGGGTGCCGGGATCGTGATCACGTTTTGCATTATGATTGTCTTTTTGGATTACGGAAAGAACTGGGATTTCAGGGAAATGCACTATCGCGCGCTCTGCACTCCCTCTGGCTTGGTGCGGAGCCTTTTCTATGACGGATTCCGATCCGTGTTTCCGTGGTCTGCCCTGGTCGTGCTTGGGCTGTGGCTCGGACGCATGGATTGGCGGGAGGATGCACTCGCTTGGCGGGTCCTACGCTGGGGCGTCTTGCTCTGGGCAGGCTCGGCATTGCTCTCGATCGCCTTTCGCGCGGCGTTCCACGGCTCGGTAGGGCCGTCGCTGAGCCATGAAGACGTTATCGCCCTTTTTGGACTACAATCGATGCCGCCCCTTCCGCTGTTCCTGATCAATGCCACCGGCGTGGCTTTGATCACCATCGGATCTTGCACTATCCTGGCTTCGCGATGGGCAGCAAATTACCCTGTAAAAGCACTCGCCGCCATGGGCCGGATGGCCTTCACCTGGTATGTCGGACACATTATCTTCGGTCTGGGCGGCGTCATCGTGCTCGACTGGCTGCGCACCGGCCCCGGCGAAGCCCTTTGCGCTGCACTATGCTTTTTCGCAGCCGCGGCGACGTTCTCTATGTTCTGGCTGCGAAAATTCCGCAACGGGCCCATGGAATCCGTACTCCGGTGGGTGGGGTGA